Below is a window of Haloterrigena alkaliphila DNA.
CGCGCCGAGATCGAGGTCCGCGACGACCAGCGTCGGCTCGTCGCCGCTCGAGGCCAGCGTCGTCCCCCACGGATCGTAGACGGTCGACCGTCCCAGGAGCGTCGCGTCCTCCGCCGGGAAGTGGCCGGAACCGTTGATCGTCGCGACGAAACACTGGTTTTCGATAGCGCGGGCGCGAGAAATGGTCTTCCAGTGTTCGATGCGCGGGTAGGGCCACGCGCTCGGGACGAGGAGCAACTCCGCGCCCGCGTCGATCAGCCGCCGGTACAGTTCGGGGAAGCGAAGGTCGTAGCAGGTCGTCGTCCCGACGGTGACGCCGGCGACGGTAGCCGTCTCGATCCGCTCGCCGGGGACGAGCAGTTCCGACTCGGCGGACTGGTAGCCGAAGAGGTGGTGTTTCCGATAGAACAGTTGCAACTCGCCGTTCGCGTCGAACAGCGCGGCGGTGTTGGCCAGCCCCTCCTCGGCCGGCGTCTCGACGCTCTCGGTGGCCCCCAGATCCTCGACGATGGTCCCCGCGAGGACGGCGATACCGTGATCCGCCGCCGCCTCCCGGAGCCGGGTGAACGTCTCCCCCTCGAACGGTTCGGCCAGTCGGCCGTAGCTGTCGAACGCGAAGTAGCCCACGTTGAACAGTTCCGGCAGCGCGACCAGCGCCGCACCGCGCGCGGCGGCCCGCGAGACGGCCTCGAGCGCTCGTTCGACGTTCGCGTCGACCTCGCCGGATTCGAC
It encodes the following:
- a CDS encoding nitrilase-related carbon-nitrogen hydrolase, whose protein sequence is MSATTDDTLRVALAQIEVESGEVDANVERALEAVSRAAARGAALVALPELFNVGYFAFDSYGRLAEPFEGETFTRLREAAADHGIAVLAGTIVEDLGATESVETPAEEGLANTAALFDANGELQLFYRKHHLFGYQSAESELLVPGERIETATVAGVTVGTTTCYDLRFPELYRRLIDAGAELLLVPSAWPYPRIEHWKTISRARAIENQCFVATINGSGHFPAEDATLLGRSTVYDPWGTTLASSGDEPTLVVADLDLGAVGRVREEFPALRDRRL